A single window of Paroedura picta isolate Pp20150507F chromosome 8, Ppicta_v3.0, whole genome shotgun sequence DNA harbors:
- the C8H10orf88 gene encoding ATPase PAAT, translating into MANSGPPRVTPAPEEASDPDDSIPCDPRISSSWECRAGLASVLHVVSEDELGAGQLLDPPQNGENVVVLEGCLHNENIAPCFLYLHCDPHGSKEIMSLGIISEARNMELYIGDEYCATSRGEKVLAIHNGSKNDQVILYKKYLKLEYPTTSCKIKLLSIKEINRVLISRILVQVSVKPAPDFSTLGSGIDLDRVQAIMESMGSKLSPGAQQLLDMVHFQQKNGLCFGSKLQNIFGRTGFMFRNNHAVAELQKASDLGRLNHLLNGPTSLKPGSTAGKVPEDLKTYIDKQTPSTDNVFQPPLVLTPQHNAILSQNDFKGLVSSFLQEQTNENSNTPSSTFLLPFLQTVCGQVNRLRTDEKNENYENKSASMSEDDTTQTVRVEQQPLCLYLEKVISRRMELMEKRLMEYIDLRMQKLQEQLDSKMAAIMGLIQNPKNIAQDHDPAKEGNFSGNT; encoded by the exons ATGGCGAACAGTGGGCCCCCGAGGGTGACTCCTGCCCCCGAGGAAGCGTCCGACCCAGACGACTCCATCCCCTGCGACCCCAGGATCTCATCTTCCTGGGAATGCCGCGCGGGCCTGGCGAGCGTCTTACATGTTGTCTCGGAGGATGAGCTTGGAGCCGGGCAGCTTTTGGACCCTCCGCAGAATGG TGAGAATGTTGTGGTTCTGGAAGGATGTTTACATAATGAAAACATAGCTCCATGTTTTCTCTACTTGCATTGTGATCCCCATGGTTCTAAAGAAATTATGAGTCTTGGCATTATTAGTGAAGCACGGAACATGGAATTATATATAGGAGATGAATATTGTGCAACCAGTAGAGGAGAAAAGGTTCTTGCTATCCATAATGGCAG cAAAAATGACCAAGTTATCTTATACAAAAAATATCTAAAATTGGAGTACCCGACAACCTCTTGTAAAATTAAG ttaCTTTCCATCAAAGAAATAAATAGAGTGCTCATCAGCAGAATTTTAGTGCAAGTTTCTGTGAAACCTGCGCCAGACTTTTCTACATTAGGATCCGGGATTGACTTGGACAGAGTACAAGCTATAATGGAATCTATGGGATCAAAATTGTCACCTGGTGCTCAACAGCTCCTGGATATGGTCCATTTTCAACAAAAG AATGGTCTCTGTTTTGGAAGCAAGTTACAAAATATCTTTGGGAGAACAGGATTTATGTTTAGAAACAATCATGCTGTTGCTGAATTGCAAAAGGCATCTGATCTTGGAAGACTAAACCATTTGCTGAATGGGCCCACTTCTCTTAAACCTGGTTCAACAGCTGGAAAAGTTCCAGAAGATTTAAAAACCTACATAGACAAACAAACACCTAGCACAGATAATGTTTTTCAACCTCCATTGGTTCTCACACCACAGCATAATGCCATACTTTCTCAAAATGACTTTAAAGGCCTGGTATCATCATTTTTAcaagaacaaacaaatgaaaactcAAATACACCCAGCTCTACAtttctgcttccatttcttcAAACTGTATGTGGTCAAGTAAATCGCTTGCGAACGGATGAAAAGAATGAAAACTATGAGAACAAGTCTGCTTCAATGTCTGAAGATGACACCACTCAAACTGTTCG AGTGGAACAACAGCCTCTTTGTCTCTATCTAGAAAAAGTAATCTCCAGACGTATGGAACTGATGGAAAAGAGATTAATGGAGTACATTGATCTGCGTATgcagaaacttcaagaacagcttgattccaaaatggctgcaataatgGGTTTGATTCAGAATCCTAAGAACATTGCACAAGATCATGATCCTGCAAAAGAAGGGAACTTTAGTGGGAATACATAG
- the LOC143843609 gene encoding CUB and zona pellucida-like domain-containing protein 1 isoform X1 yields the protein MSVFQQYPFLVLFFGWTLAENDLVEFQGKIQCGGVLSEPNKALPIEINANETCTWYIEKDVDQNIRLIFSYFQFNPLSTCDRENILIYDGPSTNSSFLGRICNTHESVPVYESSSNALTFRLSTDSTAFKRTFFAFYYFISPESATIENCGGKLHSPVGSFTSPNYPKSHPPFAYCVWHIQTEANTRINLTFSDMFLEMDEKCRFDFVAIYDGATTNSGLIKQVCGLVKPTFVSSSNFMTIVLSTDYANSYRGFSARYTSISIPTQQPNTSLTCSSDMITVILSKSYLDSLGYNANDLVLNDPACRPNAVNPVMFSFPFNSCGTMKESQNHTITYTNTITASPAGDVITRQKHVEITVKCIMENNSTVEVMYITEKDLTQNTSALGRYNLSMSFYESDSFSHPILDSPYYVDLNQTLYAQISLHSSDANLLVFVDTCFASPNSDFGSPNYDLVRSGCAKDNTYVAYPVLEHYGRFRFSSFKFLQSHPSVYIHCEVLVCDSSNSNSRCTKSCIPRHKREISSYKWKGDAMVGPLRLKRDHSSVDRLGSAAQEYPEKSQDAQAKGLYILTSLVLVTNAVLLVGLAAKNFITWQQGYRYQKLQSY from the exons ATGTCCGTATTTCAACAATACCCTTTCCTGGTGCTTTTCTTTGGCTGGACGCTTGCTGAAAATGACCTGGTAGAATTCCAAG GGAAAATTCAATGTGGTGGAGTTCTGAGTGAGCCTAACAAAGCattgccaattgaaatcaatgCAAATGAGACCTGCACATGGTATATAGAAAAAGATGTGGATCAAAATATTCGACTAATCTTCTCGTATTTTCA ATTTAATCCCTTATCAACCTGTGACAGAGAAAATATTCTAATATATgatggtccttcaactaattcaTCTTTTCTTGGAAGAATATGTAACACCCATGAGTCTGTTCCTGTATATGAGTCATCCTCAAATGCTTTAACATTTCGCTTATCAACAGACTccacagctttcaaaagaactttctttgcattttattatttcatttcacCAGAATCAG CCACAATTGAAAACTGTGGGGGTAAACTTCACAGCCCAGTTGGATCATTTACCAGTCCCAACTACCCCAAGTCACACCCGCCATTTGCCTATTGTGTTTGGCACATACAAACAGAAGCAAATACCAGGATAAATTTAACATTCAGTGACATGTT CctagaaatggatgaaaaatgcAGATTTGACTTTGTTGCCATCTATGATGGTGCAACGACCAACTCTGGTTTAATCAAACAAGTATGTGGCCTTGTCAAGCCAACATTTGTGTCGTCTTCCAACTTTATGACTATTGTGCTGTCTACAGATTATGCCAATTCTTACAGGGGGTTTTCTGCTCGCTACACAAGTATATCAATACCAACACAACAGCCCAACA CATCTCTTACATGTTCTTCAGACATGATCACAGTCATTCTCAGCAAATCTTATTTGGATTCACTTGGCTATAATGCAAATGACTTGGTGCTGAATGATCCAGCTTGCAGGCCTAATGCTGTAAATCCAGTGATGTTTTCATTTCCATTCAACAGCTGTGGCACAATGAAAGag AGTCAAAATCACACCATTACTTATACCAACACCATCACCGCTTCCCCAGCAGGTGATGTGATCACCCGTCAAAAGCACGTTGAGATTACTGTGAAATGTATAATGGAAAACAATTCAACTGTAGAAGTTATGTACATAACAGAAAAGGATCTAACACAAAACACAAGTGCTCTGGGGCGATACAACCTCAGCATGTCTTTCTATGAGTCTGATTCATTCTCCCATCCCATCCTCGATTCTCCATATTACGTAGACTTGAATCAAACTCTCTACGCGCAAATCAGTCTGCATTCCAGTGATGCCAATTTGCTAGTGTTCGTGGACACATGTTTCGCATCACCAAATTCTGATTTTGGATCACCGAACTATGATTTAGTCAGAAGTGG CTGTGCCAAAGATAACACATACGTGGCCTACCCAGTCCTTGAACATTATGGGAGGTTCAGGTTCAGTTCCTTCAAATTCCTGCAGAGCCATCCATCTGTTTACATCCACTGTGAAGTTTTAGTTTGTGACAGCAGCAATTCTAATTCTCGCTGCACTAAAAGCTGTATCCCTCGGCATAAGAGAGAGATTTCTTCCTACAAATGGAAAGGGGATGCAATGGTGGGACCTCTCAGACTGAAAAGAGATCATAGTTCTGTAGATCGCTTAG GTTCTGCTGCTCAAGAATATCCTGAAAAAAGCCAGGACGCGCAGGCCAAGGGCTTGTACATCCTTACTTCTCTTGTGCTGGTAACTAATGCTGTCCTTCTGGTCGGTCTGGCAGCAAAGAATTTCATCACTTGGCAACAAGGATACAGATATCAGAAACTGCAGAGCTATTAA
- the LOC143843609 gene encoding CUB and zona pellucida-like domain-containing protein 1 isoform X2, whose translation MSVFQQYPFLVLFFGWTLAENDLVEFQGKIQCGGVLSEPNKALPIEINANETCTWYIEKDVDQNIRLIFSYFQFNPLSTCDRENILIYDGPSTNSSFLGRICNTHESVPVYESSSNALTFRLSTDSTAFKRTFFAFYYFISPESATIENCGGKLHSPVGSFTSPNYPKSHPPFAYCVWHIQTEANTRINLTFSDMFLEMDEKCRFDFVAIYDGATTNSGLIKQVCGLVKPTFVSSSNFMTIVLSTDYANSYRGFSARYTSISIPTQQPNTSLTCSSDMITVILSKSYLDSLGYNANDLVLNDPACRPNAVNPVMFSFPFNSCGTMKESQNHTITYTNTITASPAGDVITRQKHVEITVKCIMENNSTVEVMYITEKDLTQNTSALGRYNLSMSFYESDSFSHPILDSPYYVDLNQTLYAQISLHSSDANLLVFVDTCFASPNSDFGSPNYDLVRSGFCCSRIS comes from the exons ATGTCCGTATTTCAACAATACCCTTTCCTGGTGCTTTTCTTTGGCTGGACGCTTGCTGAAAATGACCTGGTAGAATTCCAAG GGAAAATTCAATGTGGTGGAGTTCTGAGTGAGCCTAACAAAGCattgccaattgaaatcaatgCAAATGAGACCTGCACATGGTATATAGAAAAAGATGTGGATCAAAATATTCGACTAATCTTCTCGTATTTTCA ATTTAATCCCTTATCAACCTGTGACAGAGAAAATATTCTAATATATgatggtccttcaactaattcaTCTTTTCTTGGAAGAATATGTAACACCCATGAGTCTGTTCCTGTATATGAGTCATCCTCAAATGCTTTAACATTTCGCTTATCAACAGACTccacagctttcaaaagaactttctttgcattttattatttcatttcacCAGAATCAG CCACAATTGAAAACTGTGGGGGTAAACTTCACAGCCCAGTTGGATCATTTACCAGTCCCAACTACCCCAAGTCACACCCGCCATTTGCCTATTGTGTTTGGCACATACAAACAGAAGCAAATACCAGGATAAATTTAACATTCAGTGACATGTT CctagaaatggatgaaaaatgcAGATTTGACTTTGTTGCCATCTATGATGGTGCAACGACCAACTCTGGTTTAATCAAACAAGTATGTGGCCTTGTCAAGCCAACATTTGTGTCGTCTTCCAACTTTATGACTATTGTGCTGTCTACAGATTATGCCAATTCTTACAGGGGGTTTTCTGCTCGCTACACAAGTATATCAATACCAACACAACAGCCCAACA CATCTCTTACATGTTCTTCAGACATGATCACAGTCATTCTCAGCAAATCTTATTTGGATTCACTTGGCTATAATGCAAATGACTTGGTGCTGAATGATCCAGCTTGCAGGCCTAATGCTGTAAATCCAGTGATGTTTTCATTTCCATTCAACAGCTGTGGCACAATGAAAGag AGTCAAAATCACACCATTACTTATACCAACACCATCACCGCTTCCCCAGCAGGTGATGTGATCACCCGTCAAAAGCACGTTGAGATTACTGTGAAATGTATAATGGAAAACAATTCAACTGTAGAAGTTATGTACATAACAGAAAAGGATCTAACACAAAACACAAGTGCTCTGGGGCGATACAACCTCAGCATGTCTTTCTATGAGTCTGATTCATTCTCCCATCCCATCCTCGATTCTCCATATTACGTAGACTTGAATCAAACTCTCTACGCGCAAATCAGTCTGCATTCCAGTGATGCCAATTTGCTAGTGTTCGTGGACACATGTTTCGCATCACCAAATTCTGATTTTGGATCACCGAACTATGATTTAGTCAGAAGTGG GTTCTGCTGCTCAAGAATATCCTGA